One Dietzia sp. JS16-p6b genomic window carries:
- a CDS encoding ABC transporter substrate-binding protein, translating to MKSKMPLAAIAVASLLAGGLSACGNSSAGGGEGGLAVKAGVIGPKTNPASQYWTELERGIELAQAEAEERYGVTFDLVERDDRGEPETGARLIQELLNQEQVDVIFGPSLSGVSLQVAPLIQRAGRPWMTGIPTADQIIDYSEQPNWAFRTNYNNDQNIDAVASSAFGDGKTVGMVYGTDGFGQAGYDAVRSYVEENGLDLVAAEGVDPGATSMVSQVNALNRAGVDTVIVWFTTGAEHATLLRSMAQANYDAEVVATATILDPAFTELSNAADWEQTVFAAPIDFETDEMVDLTTRYRDEYGEDPLILTAVWALYASTLTYAAAVAEAGDANDYEAVRDAMENLETIDVLGQTFDQPFSAEDHELFTPEDWISYRFDESGEVIKSD from the coding sequence ATGAAGTCGAAGATGCCCCTCGCCGCCATCGCGGTGGCGTCCCTGCTGGCTGGCGGTCTCAGCGCGTGCGGCAATTCGTCGGCCGGAGGAGGGGAGGGTGGGCTGGCGGTCAAGGCCGGAGTCATCGGCCCCAAGACCAACCCGGCCTCCCAGTACTGGACAGAGCTGGAGCGTGGAATCGAGCTCGCGCAGGCGGAGGCCGAGGAGCGCTACGGGGTCACCTTCGATCTCGTCGAGCGTGACGACCGAGGCGAGCCCGAGACCGGAGCGCGACTGATCCAGGAGTTGCTGAACCAGGAGCAGGTCGACGTCATCTTCGGCCCGTCGCTGTCCGGGGTGTCGCTCCAGGTTGCGCCGCTCATCCAGCGAGCCGGACGGCCATGGATGACCGGCATCCCGACAGCCGACCAGATCATCGACTATTCGGAGCAGCCGAACTGGGCGTTCCGGACCAACTACAACAACGACCAGAACATCGATGCCGTCGCGTCCTCGGCTTTCGGTGATGGCAAGACGGTCGGGATGGTCTACGGGACCGACGGTTTCGGCCAGGCCGGGTATGACGCTGTGCGGTCCTACGTCGAGGAGAACGGACTCGATCTCGTCGCAGCAGAAGGTGTCGATCCGGGCGCAACCTCGATGGTCTCGCAGGTCAACGCGCTGAACCGCGCCGGAGTGGATACGGTCATCGTCTGGTTCACCACAGGCGCCGAGCACGCGACACTGCTGCGCAGCATGGCGCAGGCGAACTACGACGCCGAGGTGGTCGCCACCGCAACGATTCTCGATCCTGCGTTCACCGAGCTGTCGAATGCGGCGGACTGGGAGCAGACGGTCTTCGCGGCTCCGATCGACTTCGAGACCGACGAGATGGTGGACCTCACCACCCGCTACCGCGATGAGTACGGCGAGGACCCGCTCATCCTGACCGCCGTGTGGGCCCTGTACGCATCGACTCTCACCTATGCCGCGGCGGTCGCCGAGGCTGGGGACGCGAATGACTACGAGGCCGTCCGGGACGCGATGGAGAACCTCGAGACGATCGACGTCCTGGGCCAGACCTTCGATCAGCCATTCTCGGCGGAAGACCACGAGCTGTTCACCCCGGAGGACTGGATCTCCTACCGATTCGACGAGTCCGGCGAGGTCATCAAGTCCGACTGA
- a CDS encoding SDR family oxidoreductase, with the protein MTVLVTGGTSGIGRAIAEHWAGLGHDVVVNFHSNEEAAEATRRSIHSAGGRATLVKADMGTLEGVADVADKVLQQTDDLALYVHCAALAVPGAALEIDPGQLAHAIAVNATSMVPMTQLLMPVLKPGSSVVYISSQGAQRVVPSYVALGPSKSLGEALIRYLSVELARHGVRANTVSAGALDTLAFRTMFGERAQDRLDWAARANPAGRGVTFADVIAAVELMTSPGAGMVQGQTLMVDGGSSL; encoded by the coding sequence GTGACCGTTCTCGTGACCGGGGGCACCTCGGGGATAGGCAGGGCGATCGCCGAGCACTGGGCCGGGCTCGGGCACGACGTGGTCGTGAACTTCCATTCGAACGAGGAGGCCGCAGAGGCGACCAGGCGCAGCATCCACTCCGCCGGAGGTCGCGCGACGCTGGTGAAAGCGGACATGGGAACCCTCGAGGGGGTTGCCGATGTCGCCGACAAGGTCCTCCAACAGACGGATGACCTGGCCTTGTATGTCCACTGTGCGGCGCTGGCGGTCCCCGGCGCGGCACTCGAGATCGATCCCGGGCAGTTGGCGCACGCAATCGCGGTGAACGCGACCTCGATGGTGCCGATGACACAGCTACTGATGCCAGTGCTGAAACCCGGCAGCAGCGTCGTGTACATCAGCAGTCAGGGAGCGCAGCGGGTCGTGCCGTCGTACGTCGCCCTGGGGCCATCGAAGTCCTTGGGGGAAGCGCTGATCCGCTACCTGTCGGTGGAGTTGGCAAGGCACGGGGTCCGGGCCAACACGGTCTCGGCCGGCGCGCTGGACACGCTCGCATTCCGCACGATGTTCGGGGAGCGGGCTCAGGACCGCTTGGACTGGGCAGCGCGCGCCAACCCCGCCGGGCGCGGGGTCACGTTCGCGGACGTGATCGCCGCGGTGGAGCTCATGACGTCACCCGGGGCCGGGATGGTCCAAGGGCAGACCCTGATGGTCGACGGCGGTAGTTCGTTGTGA
- a CDS encoding DUF1295 domain-containing protein, whose amino-acid sequence MSQAASLLRVGIAYVIAIGAGLAWLLWGPGTGQLLLDGLIADLIATLVIFAFSRFYGNSTFYDAYWSVIPPLLAFYWWIAADAGVNDVRWWLMMTVLLAWAVRLTLNWIRTFPGMHHEDWRYPMVRERAGRFEFVADLMGIHVFPTLQVFAGLIPVYVVATRAGEPLGWLDFVAFGVGLAALALETVADLQMHRFIATRTPGQVMDTGVWSWSRHPNYFGECGIWFSMGLFGLAAWPGAWWVLVGTAAMVTMFLAVSIPMMEQRSLERRPEYTRVVERVSLFIPRPPRKLPPEKSRTTTSA is encoded by the coding sequence ATGAGTCAAGCTGCGTCGCTCCTGCGGGTCGGGATCGCTTATGTCATCGCCATCGGCGCCGGGTTGGCGTGGCTGCTGTGGGGGCCGGGCACCGGCCAGCTGTTGCTCGACGGTCTGATCGCCGATCTCATCGCGACCCTCGTCATCTTTGCTTTCAGCCGCTTCTACGGGAACTCCACGTTCTACGACGCCTATTGGTCGGTCATCCCGCCGCTGCTGGCGTTCTACTGGTGGATCGCGGCCGACGCGGGCGTGAACGACGTCCGCTGGTGGCTCATGATGACCGTCCTGCTGGCCTGGGCGGTGCGCCTGACCCTCAACTGGATCCGCACCTTCCCCGGCATGCACCACGAGGACTGGCGCTACCCGATGGTCCGCGAGCGGGCCGGGCGGTTCGAGTTCGTGGCCGACCTCATGGGCATCCACGTCTTCCCGACCCTGCAGGTCTTCGCCGGGCTCATCCCCGTCTACGTGGTGGCGACCCGCGCCGGTGAGCCGCTCGGCTGGCTCGACTTCGTGGCCTTCGGCGTCGGCCTGGCCGCGCTGGCCCTCGAGACCGTCGCCGACCTCCAGATGCACCGCTTCATCGCCACGCGCACTCCCGGGCAGGTCATGGACACCGGCGTGTGGTCGTGGTCCCGGCACCCCAACTACTTCGGCGAGTGCGGCATCTGGTTCTCCATGGGCCTGTTCGGGCTCGCGGCCTGGCCCGGCGCATGGTGGGTCTTGGTGGGCACCGCTGCCATGGTGACGATGTTCCTGGCCGTGAGCATCCCGATGATGGAGCAGCGGAGCCTCGAGCGGCGGCCCGAGTACACGCGCGTGGTGGAGCGGGTGTCGCTGTTCATCCCCCGCCCGCCCAGGAAACTCCCGCCCGAGAAGAGCCGGACCACCACCTCCGCGTGA
- a CDS encoding FAD-dependent oxidoreductase: MSRPRIVVVGLGDTGVLTAIALRTLGDVVAISATPEFVSGQELGLRLARPEAWTRDYRIAYRRFRGLDRVRIVHGSATALDTENRVVRVSLADGAAGEGSVAEVRYDVAVVATGVTNGFWRRATLRDSRGVDADITLPHERVAGAASVAIIGGGAAAVSSAAQVAERWPGKAVDLYFPGDRALPHHHARVWDRVRGRLEELGVGLHPGHRAELPGGDDDDTAHLTTDPVRWSTGQPPTTADVVIWAIGRVRPNTSWLPAAMLDDRGFVRVEPTLQVSGHSDVFAVGDVAATDPLRTSARNRGHILVARNIRAHLRGTPPRDYRPPRRRWGSVLGPLRDGLIVFTPPGRGVRVPAPAADVLLQRLITHQVIYRGVRRRGR, from the coding sequence GTGAGCCGCCCCCGGATCGTCGTGGTCGGACTCGGGGACACCGGCGTCCTCACCGCGATCGCGCTCCGGACACTCGGCGACGTCGTGGCCATCAGCGCCACGCCGGAGTTCGTCAGCGGTCAGGAGCTGGGTCTGCGGCTGGCCCGGCCGGAGGCGTGGACGCGCGACTATCGCATCGCCTACCGCCGGTTCCGCGGCCTCGACCGGGTGCGGATCGTGCACGGCAGCGCGACCGCCCTCGACACCGAGAACCGTGTCGTGCGCGTGAGCCTCGCGGACGGCGCAGCAGGTGAGGGCTCGGTCGCCGAGGTGCGGTACGACGTCGCGGTCGTCGCCACCGGGGTGACCAACGGCTTCTGGCGACGCGCCACGCTCCGGGATTCACGCGGCGTGGACGCCGACATCACCCTCCCCCACGAGCGCGTCGCGGGCGCGGCGTCGGTGGCGATCATCGGCGGCGGCGCGGCGGCCGTGAGCTCGGCGGCGCAGGTGGCCGAACGCTGGCCGGGCAAGGCTGTGGACCTCTACTTCCCCGGCGACCGCGCGCTGCCCCACCACCACGCCCGCGTCTGGGACCGGGTGCGCGGGCGGCTGGAGGAGCTGGGCGTCGGCCTGCACCCCGGTCACCGCGCGGAGCTGCCGGGTGGTGATGACGACGACACCGCGCACCTCACCACCGACCCGGTGCGCTGGTCGACGGGTCAGCCACCGACCACGGCCGACGTCGTGATCTGGGCCATCGGCCGCGTGAGGCCCAACACCTCGTGGCTGCCCGCGGCCATGCTCGACGACCGCGGCTTCGTCCGCGTCGAGCCGACGCTACAGGTGTCGGGGCACAGCGATGTCTTCGCTGTCGGCGACGTGGCCGCCACCGACCCACTGCGCACCTCCGCCCGCAACCGAGGCCACATTCTGGTCGCGCGCAACATCCGCGCGCACCTGCGCGGCACGCCACCACGCGACTACCGACCGCCCAGGCGCCGGTGGGGCTCAGTGCTCGGCCCGCTGCGAGACGGGCTCATCGTCTTCACCCCACCCGGCCGTGGTGTTCGCGTCCCCGCGCCGGCGGCCGATGTACTGCTCCAACGGCTCATCACGCACCAGGTGATCTACCGCGGGGTGCGCCGGCGGGGGCGGTGA
- a CDS encoding Dps family protein: MPEFTVPGLSTDDSATLADTLQKRLTACNDLHLTLKHVHWNVVGPNFIAVHEMLDPQVELVRGYADVLAERIATLGGSPVGTIGANADHRSWDDYSLGRDTAQAHLGALDKVYDGMIGDHRKAIAVAGDVDPVTEDILIGQTAELEKFQWFIRAHLENASGELPTANDATEKGAARDATA; encoded by the coding sequence ATGCCTGAATTCACCGTTCCCGGACTGTCCACCGACGACTCCGCCACCCTCGCCGACACCCTCCAGAAGCGACTCACCGCGTGCAACGACCTGCACCTGACCCTCAAGCACGTGCACTGGAACGTGGTGGGCCCCAACTTCATCGCGGTCCACGAGATGCTCGACCCGCAGGTCGAGCTGGTGCGCGGCTACGCCGACGTGCTGGCGGAGCGCATCGCCACCCTCGGCGGCTCGCCCGTGGGCACGATCGGCGCCAACGCCGACCACCGCTCGTGGGACGACTACTCGCTCGGCCGCGACACCGCGCAGGCGCACCTCGGCGCGCTGGACAAGGTGTACGACGGGATGATCGGCGACCACCGCAAGGCCATCGCCGTGGCCGGCGACGTCGACCCCGTCACCGAGGACATCCTCATCGGCCAGACCGCCGAGCTCGAGAAGTTCCAGTGGTTCATCCGCGCACACCTGGAGAACGCCTCCGGCGAGCTGCCCACCGCGAACGACGCCACCGAGAAGGGCGCCGCGCGGGACGCCACGGCCTGA
- a CDS encoding sodium:proton antiporter, which translates to MPNTDLMFAVIGAALLIGSFLPRLLRERVLSAPIVVVGVGMLVGWLMPTESQLVDVIEHAELAERMAEVTVIVALFGVGLALDRPLSLRGWTTTWRLLAIGMPLSIAGVAVLGWWVLGLTPAVAVLLGAVLAPTDPVLASDVQVEGPSSGEEVNDEHDEARFALTSEAGLNDALAFPFVYLAIYLATKGDPGQWLLGWVAWDLVAKTLIGAVVGYLLGRLIGAAVYRVRVGEHRLVGFAEPAAAVATLLLAYGVGELVGGWGFLAVFCAALGVRASERDDERHEHFHEFVEYTEHLLTLLVLLVIGASFVSDALPRLEWTHVAVAAGVLLVIRPLTAWVSLLGDRKLRRDERMVVSVFGVRGVGSVFYLCYAMGYFPKEDGWTLWPAVSLVIVASLVLHGASASQVMRALDRRRARAGS; encoded by the coding sequence GTGCCCAATACCGACCTGATGTTCGCGGTCATCGGAGCGGCCCTGCTCATCGGGTCGTTCCTTCCGCGCCTGCTCCGTGAGCGGGTCCTGTCCGCACCGATCGTGGTGGTGGGCGTGGGGATGCTGGTCGGGTGGCTGATGCCCACCGAATCGCAGCTCGTTGACGTGATCGAGCACGCGGAGCTGGCCGAGCGGATGGCCGAGGTCACCGTGATCGTGGCGCTGTTCGGCGTCGGCCTGGCGCTGGACCGCCCCCTGAGCCTGCGAGGCTGGACCACCACGTGGCGGCTGCTGGCGATCGGCATGCCCCTGTCCATCGCGGGGGTCGCGGTGCTGGGGTGGTGGGTGCTGGGGCTGACCCCCGCGGTCGCCGTGCTGCTCGGGGCGGTGCTCGCCCCCACCGACCCGGTCCTCGCCTCCGACGTGCAGGTGGAGGGTCCGAGTTCCGGCGAGGAGGTCAACGACGAGCACGACGAGGCCCGCTTCGCCCTCACCTCCGAGGCCGGGCTCAACGACGCCCTCGCGTTCCCCTTCGTCTACCTCGCCATCTACCTGGCGACCAAGGGCGATCCCGGCCAGTGGCTCCTGGGCTGGGTGGCGTGGGATCTGGTGGCCAAGACGCTCATCGGCGCGGTGGTGGGTTACCTCCTGGGCCGGTTGATCGGGGCGGCGGTCTACCGGGTGCGGGTGGGTGAGCACCGGCTCGTGGGGTTCGCCGAGCCCGCCGCCGCCGTGGCCACGCTCCTGCTCGCCTACGGCGTCGGCGAGCTGGTGGGCGGCTGGGGATTCCTCGCCGTGTTCTGCGCGGCCCTCGGGGTCCGCGCGTCCGAGCGCGACGACGAGCGGCACGAGCACTTCCACGAGTTCGTGGAGTACACCGAGCACCTGCTCACCCTGCTGGTCCTGCTGGTGATCGGCGCCTCGTTCGTCTCCGACGCACTCCCCCGCCTGGAGTGGACCCACGTGGCGGTGGCGGCCGGCGTCCTGCTGGTGATCCGCCCGCTCACCGCCTGGGTCTCGCTCCTGGGCGACCGCAAGCTCCGCCGCGATGAGCGCATGGTGGTGTCGGTGTTCGGCGTCCGGGGCGTCGGCTCGGTGTTCTACCTCTGCTACGCCATGGGCTACTTCCCCAAGGAGGACGGCTGGACCCTGTGGCCGGCGGTGTCGCTGGTGATCGTGGCCTCCCTGGTGCTCCACGGCGCGAGCGCGTCCCAGGTCATGCGGGCGCTGGACCGGCGGCGGGCACGGGCGGGGAGCTGA
- a CDS encoding LLM class F420-dependent oxidoreductase: protein MPADSSPPAASPTAAVSAAPSSAADSAPDGTVALRVFVEPQQGATYADQLAVARAAEDLGYEAFFRSDHYLKMGDVSGLPGPTDAWLTLAGLARETSSIRLGTLLTSVTFRHLGPLAISLAQVDQMSGGRLDVGLGAGWYDDEHTAYGIPFPPLGERFDMLEDTLGALETLWSTPEGETVTIRGKRIDLVDSPGLPKPLQQRPPVIVGGFGKRRTPALAARFADEFNVPFADVDTAATQYRRVDEACAERGRAPGEIVRSAALVLCCGRDEAELARRADAIGREVDELRANGAAGTPDQVVDTIGRYSAIGARRIYLQMLDMSDLDHLELVASEVARQL from the coding sequence ATGCCAGCCGACTCCAGCCCTCCCGCAGCCAGCCCCACCGCAGCCGTCTCCGCCGCGCCCAGCTCCGCCGCCGACAGCGCGCCTGACGGCACGGTCGCGCTGCGCGTGTTCGTCGAACCCCAGCAGGGCGCCACCTACGCCGACCAGCTCGCGGTCGCCCGCGCGGCCGAGGACCTGGGGTATGAGGCGTTCTTCCGCTCGGACCACTACCTCAAGATGGGCGACGTCAGCGGCCTGCCCGGCCCCACCGACGCCTGGCTCACCCTGGCGGGCCTGGCCCGGGAGACCAGCTCCATCCGGCTCGGCACCCTGCTCACCTCGGTGACCTTCCGCCACCTGGGCCCGCTGGCGATCTCGCTCGCGCAGGTCGACCAGATGTCCGGGGGACGCCTGGACGTCGGCCTGGGGGCCGGGTGGTACGACGACGAACACACCGCCTACGGCATCCCCTTCCCGCCCCTCGGCGAGCGTTTCGACATGCTCGAGGACACCCTCGGCGCGCTGGAGACCCTGTGGTCGACTCCCGAGGGGGAGACGGTCACGATCCGCGGCAAGCGGATCGACCTGGTCGACTCTCCCGGCCTGCCCAAGCCGCTACAGCAGAGGCCGCCGGTCATCGTCGGTGGGTTCGGCAAACGCCGCACCCCCGCGCTCGCCGCCAGGTTTGCCGACGAGTTCAACGTGCCGTTCGCCGACGTCGACACCGCGGCCACCCAATACCGCCGCGTCGACGAGGCGTGCGCGGAGCGTGGCCGGGCGCCGGGGGAGATCGTGCGCTCGGCCGCCCTGGTCTTGTGCTGCGGCCGGGACGAGGCGGAGCTCGCCCGCCGCGCCGACGCCATCGGCCGGGAGGTCGACGAGCTGCGGGCCAACGGCGCGGCCGGCACCCCGGACCAGGTGGTCGACACCATCGGCCGCTACTCGGCGATCGGGGCGCGGCGCATCTACCTGCAGATGCTCGACATGTCCGACCTCGATCACCTGGAGCTGGTGGCCTCGGAGGTGGCGCGGCAGCTGTAG
- a CDS encoding DedA family protein codes for MGETDIDVITLAAAPPIDPSADYSGFIGWVLNLMETLGELGVGLAVLLETFVPPIPSEAVLPGAGFLAYEGRMSLTLAWAAATTGALLGAWIWYAVGSALGRDRTRRLVGRIPLLDHEDFDQSEAFFQRWGGVAVLLGRCVPLVRSFVSIPAGISRMPVLRFTAYTFIGSGVWNAIWIGAGFAFGPAIRPALERWSGMLSNAVLAIIAALVVWFVVKRVRRLMKRRRAVSVQ; via the coding sequence GTGGGAGAAACGGACATCGATGTGATCACCCTTGCCGCGGCGCCACCGATCGACCCTTCGGCCGACTACAGCGGCTTCATCGGGTGGGTACTGAACCTCATGGAGACGCTGGGCGAACTCGGCGTGGGACTGGCGGTCCTGCTCGAGACGTTCGTGCCACCGATCCCGTCCGAGGCGGTGCTGCCCGGTGCCGGGTTCCTCGCCTACGAGGGGCGGATGAGCTTGACCCTCGCCTGGGCGGCGGCCACCACGGGCGCCCTGCTCGGAGCGTGGATCTGGTACGCCGTCGGCTCCGCGCTCGGCCGCGACCGCACCAGGCGCCTGGTGGGCAGGATCCCGCTGCTCGACCACGAGGACTTCGACCAGTCGGAGGCATTCTTCCAACGGTGGGGCGGCGTGGCCGTGCTCCTGGGGCGCTGCGTCCCCCTGGTGCGCTCGTTCGTCTCCATACCCGCAGGGATCAGCCGGATGCCCGTCCTGCGATTCACCGCGTACACCTTCATCGGATCCGGGGTGTGGAACGCGATCTGGATAGGCGCCGGGTTCGCCTTTGGCCCGGCGATCAGGCCCGCCCTGGAACGGTGGAGTGGAATGCTGTCCAACGCGGTGCTGGCGATCATCGCGGCCCTGGTGGTCTGGTTTGTGGTCAAGCGAGTGCGGCGGCTCATGAAGCGCCGACGCGCTGTCAGCGTGCAGTGA
- a CDS encoding dihydrofolate reductase family protein — protein MAKVVWGFTSSIDGFIAGPGHDMSWMEAAEPLADGTVERMAADVAVIIAGRDGYDAAKAQRDERDELTAEAYGGAWSGTEFILTHRPDELADDPGVTALDCHIVEAVRRAREIAGDRDVQIISADIARQALEHDLIDELQVFVAPVFLGDGIRIFDVPGGRRVDWELVEIYGDSPRSFGRVYRPRGRAQQ, from the coding sequence ATGGCCAAGGTCGTCTGGGGATTCACGAGTTCGATCGACGGATTCATCGCCGGGCCCGGGCACGACATGAGCTGGATGGAGGCCGCCGAACCGCTCGCCGACGGAACTGTCGAGCGGATGGCGGCCGACGTCGCGGTGATCATCGCCGGCAGGGACGGCTACGACGCCGCCAAGGCGCAGCGCGACGAGCGGGACGAGCTCACGGCCGAGGCCTACGGCGGCGCCTGGTCCGGCACCGAGTTCATCCTCACCCACCGGCCCGACGAGCTGGCCGACGATCCCGGTGTCACCGCCCTCGACTGCCACATCGTCGAGGCCGTCCGGCGCGCACGGGAGATCGCCGGCGACCGCGACGTGCAGATCATCAGCGCCGACATCGCGCGGCAGGCCCTCGAGCACGACCTGATCGACGAGCTCCAGGTGTTCGTGGCGCCCGTGTTCCTGGGCGACGGCATCCGCATCTTCGACGTTCCCGGCGGCCGACGGGTCGACTGGGAGCTCGTGGAGATCTACGGCGACAGCCCGCGCAGCTTCGGCCGTGTGTACCGGCCGAGGGGGCGGGCGCAGCAGTAG
- a CDS encoding TerC family protein, translated as MNTPLWLWLAVLAFIVLMLAIDLVAHRKAHVIGVREAATWSAVWIALGVGFGAIIWAVWGAEFGQQYFAGYLIEKSLAVDNVFVWAIIFAHFAVPAQFQHRVLFLGVLGALVFRGIFIAGGAVLIANFSWVLYLFAAFLLYTGVRMIRQRDEHLNPDQSRVLAAFRRLIPMTDAFHGQRLLVRKGGLIMATPLLAVLVLIETTDIVFAVDSIPAIFAVTDEVFLVFTANAFAILGLRAMYFLLADLVHRFVYLKIGLALILIWVGVKMMLKIDVVYIPTALSLAVIATILAVSVVASLRATRGQGAQGLPTPAEPPFRVATAEEDAALEPLWRRRERSARESDRDREQPTRT; from the coding sequence ATGAACACACCCCTCTGGCTCTGGCTCGCCGTCTTGGCCTTCATCGTCCTGATGCTGGCGATCGACCTCGTCGCCCACCGCAAGGCTCACGTCATCGGCGTCCGCGAAGCCGCCACCTGGTCGGCCGTCTGGATCGCGCTCGGAGTGGGCTTCGGCGCGATCATCTGGGCCGTCTGGGGCGCGGAGTTCGGCCAGCAGTACTTCGCCGGCTACCTCATCGAGAAGTCCCTCGCGGTGGACAACGTCTTCGTGTGGGCCATCATCTTTGCCCACTTCGCCGTCCCGGCCCAGTTCCAGCACCGCGTGCTGTTCCTGGGCGTGCTCGGGGCGCTGGTCTTCCGCGGAATCTTCATCGCCGGCGGCGCCGTGCTGATCGCCAACTTCTCGTGGGTGCTCTACCTCTTCGCCGCGTTCCTCCTGTACACGGGCGTCCGGATGATCCGCCAGCGCGACGAGCACCTCAATCCCGACCAGTCCCGCGTGCTCGCGGCGTTCCGCCGCCTGATCCCCATGACCGACGCCTTCCACGGCCAGCGCCTGCTGGTCCGCAAGGGCGGGCTGATCATGGCCACTCCCCTGCTGGCCGTGTTGGTGCTCATCGAGACCACCGACATCGTCTTTGCCGTCGACTCCATCCCCGCCATCTTCGCCGTCACCGACGAGGTGTTCCTGGTCTTCACCGCCAACGCCTTCGCCATCCTGGGGCTGCGGGCGATGTACTTCCTGCTGGCCGACCTGGTCCACCGCTTCGTCTATCTCAAGATCGGGCTGGCGCTGATCCTGATCTGGGTGGGCGTCAAGATGATGCTCAAGATCGACGTGGTCTACATCCCCACCGCCCTCTCGCTCGCGGTGATCGCGACCATCCTCGCCGTTTCGGTGGTCGCCAGTCTGCGCGCCACGAGAGGCCAGGGCGCGCAGGGCCTGCCCACGCCGGCCGAGCCCCCGTTCCGGGTCGCCACCGCAGAGGAGGACGCCGCCCTCGAGCCCCTCTGGCGCCGGCGGGAGCGGTCGGCCCGGGAGTCGGACCGCGACCGTGAGCAGCCCACCCGGACCTGA
- a CDS encoding organic hydroperoxide resistance protein — MADPLYTVEALSTGGGRDGHVATADKAVDLEMAPPTELGGSGDGNNPEQLFAAGYAACFHSALQSAARMKKVAIDGSSVGARVSLVRSGEESIDLAVDLEVVIPGLESEKADELAQLAHELCPYSRATKGNIEVSVSVSDD; from the coding sequence ATGGCAGATCCGCTGTACACCGTCGAAGCCCTGTCCACCGGCGGAGGCCGCGACGGCCACGTCGCCACCGCCGACAAGGCCGTGGACCTGGAGATGGCCCCGCCCACCGAGCTCGGCGGCTCGGGGGATGGCAACAACCCCGAGCAGCTGTTCGCGGCCGGGTACGCCGCCTGCTTCCATTCCGCACTGCAGAGCGCTGCGCGGATGAAGAAGGTCGCGATCGACGGCTCGTCGGTCGGCGCCCGGGTCTCGCTGGTGCGGTCGGGCGAGGAGAGCATCGACCTGGCGGTGGACCTCGAAGTGGTGATCCCCGGCCTGGAGTCTGAGAAGGCCGACGAGCTGGCCCAGCTCGCCCACGAGCTGTGCCCCTACTCCCGCGCCACCAAGGGCAACATCGAGGTCAGCGTCTCGGTCTCCGACGACTGA
- a CDS encoding DegT/DnrJ/EryC1/StrS aminotransferase family protein encodes MARILMSKATVGPEEEEALIRAVRSGWVTPLGPEVDAFEAEICDRTGRQHALALSSGTAALHLALLELGARPGTCVVVSSMTFAATANAVAYTGADAVFVDSRESDGNVDPHLMFDAIRTLQGEGREVVAAIPVDLFGRCVEYDVLEIGLAELGVPMLADAAESLGATFKGRAAGAYGRAAAFSFNGNKIMTTSGGGMLVSDDAEMINRARYLSTQARQPAPWYEHTEIGYNYRMSNILAALGRAQLVKLDRFVSRRREIRAMYVEAFGDIEGLRFLGSAEVVDGTADNCWLTAIDLGNAVGVTADEMVAHLDAQDIEGRHLWKPMHLQPVWGSARAFTTGASEGLFRRGVTLPSGYGLTDGEIEQVIESFRDRLVGA; translated from the coding sequence ATGGCTCGCATCCTCATGTCCAAGGCGACTGTTGGTCCCGAGGAGGAGGAAGCCCTGATTCGCGCGGTGCGCTCCGGATGGGTCACGCCGCTGGGGCCTGAGGTGGACGCGTTCGAAGCAGAGATCTGTGATCGCACAGGGCGGCAGCACGCGTTGGCTCTCAGCTCTGGAACCGCCGCGCTCCATCTCGCACTGCTGGAGCTGGGGGCCAGGCCCGGCACGTGTGTCGTGGTGTCCTCCATGACCTTCGCTGCCACGGCGAACGCTGTGGCCTACACCGGTGCCGATGCCGTGTTCGTGGACTCGAGAGAGTCCGACGGAAACGTCGATCCGCACCTCATGTTCGACGCGATCCGCACTCTGCAGGGGGAGGGGCGTGAGGTCGTCGCGGCGATTCCGGTTGATCTCTTCGGCCGCTGCGTCGAGTACGACGTCCTGGAGATCGGACTCGCCGAACTCGGGGTTCCCATGCTCGCCGACGCCGCCGAATCTCTCGGTGCGACGTTCAAGGGAAGGGCGGCCGGCGCGTACGGGCGGGCCGCCGCCTTCTCCTTCAACGGCAACAAGATCATGACCACATCCGGGGGTGGAATGCTGGTCTCTGACGATGCGGAGATGATCAACCGTGCCCGCTACCTGTCCACTCAGGCCCGGCAGCCGGCTCCGTGGTACGAGCACACTGAGATCGGCTACAACTACCGGATGTCCAACATCCTCGCGGCACTCGGGCGAGCGCAGCTGGTAAAGCTGGACAGATTCGTGTCCCGGCGACGTGAGATTCGCGCGATGTACGTAGAGGCCTTCGGCGACATCGAGGGACTCAGGTTCCTCGGATCCGCAGAGGTCGTGGACGGTACTGCCGACAACTGCTGGCTCACGGCGATCGACCTGGGAAACGCTGTCGGTGTGACCGCCGACGAGATGGTCGCTCACCTGGACGCACAGGACATCGAGGGGCGTCATCTCTGGAAGCCGATGCACCTCCAGCCTGTGTGGGGTAGCGCTCGCGCCTTCACCACCGGTGCGTCCGAAGGACTCTTCCGGCGGGGAGTCACGTTGCCGAGCGGATACGGACTGACCGACGGCGAGATAGAGCAGGTGATCGAGTCGTTCCGTGACAGGTTGGTTGGGGCCTAG